Proteins from a single region of Campylobacter sp. RM16704:
- the truA gene encoding tRNA pseudouridine(38-40) synthase TruA produces the protein MLLKLTFSYDGSKFNGSATQPHKLSVQDALANALTHLGIYDKPLFASRTDKGVHAFNAVACVKSGGHFKDFSYLKNKINHFSHPFIHIKHIEKVNDDFQVRYDVKKRAYRYILSHENYNPFLASYVYFYPKINTSLAKKIVYLFEGEHDFKFFQKEGSNNKTSIRIIYKTKVYIYKNHTIFYFEANGFLRSQIRMMMASILKVLEGKLNQNELLEQINAKKAHCRFLAPASGLYLSRISYCNNA, from the coding sequence ATGCTTTTAAAATTAACCTTTTCTTATGATGGCTCTAAATTTAATGGCTCAGCTACCCAGCCACATAAACTTAGTGTTCAAGATGCTTTGGCTAATGCTTTAACACATTTAGGAATTTATGATAAACCTTTGTTTGCATCAAGAACTGATAAAGGTGTACATGCTTTTAATGCAGTAGCTTGTGTAAAATCAGGAGGACATTTTAAAGACTTTTCATATTTAAAAAATAAAATTAATCACTTTTCTCATCCTTTTATACATATTAAGCATATTGAAAAAGTAAATGATGATTTTCAAGTGCGTTATGATGTGAAAAAACGGGCTTATCGTTATATATTAAGTCATGAAAATTATAATCCCTTTTTGGCTTCATATGTGTATTTTTATCCAAAAATAAATACTAGTTTAGCGAAAAAAATAGTGTATTTATTTGAAGGTGAGCATGATTTTAAATTTTTTCAAAAAGAAGGCTCTAATAATAAAACAAGTATAAGAATAATATATAAAACCAAGGTTTATATTTATAAAAATCATACTATTTTTTATTTTGAGGCTAATGGCTTTTTAAGATCACAAATTAGAATGATGATGGCTAGTATTTTAAAAGTATTAGAGGGAAAATTGAATCAAAACGAGCTTTTAGAGCAAATTAATGCTAAAAAAGCTCATTGTAGATTTTTAGCTCCAGCTAGTGGCTTGTACTTAAGCAGGATTTCTTATTGCAATAATGCAT